One Paraburkholderia sp. HP33-1 genomic region harbors:
- a CDS encoding response regulator transcription factor: MRVAVLQRDPVMRQSIEQVLVKAGHFCAAYEDGLAMSRSIGRSTVDLLVLDWQDTWPAGVELLRSVRRVAGERMPIMFVSNDGSEQSMVRALAGGADDYLALPLRDAEFRARVAALLRRAYPERYSAASCFEIGPYRFDTVSRAVTLRGEPVPLSPTQYRIAALFFSNVDRVMSRDHIFATVWGRELCEFTRTIDSHVSRLRLLLEIEPQNGFRLQPVYKRGYRLLRLEIC; the protein is encoded by the coding sequence ATGCGCGTTGCTGTTCTTCAGCGTGACCCGGTCATGCGTCAGTCGATTGAACAAGTTCTGGTGAAAGCCGGCCATTTCTGCGCGGCCTATGAGGACGGCCTCGCAATGTCGAGGTCGATAGGGCGCTCCACGGTGGATCTGCTGGTGCTCGACTGGCAGGATACGTGGCCCGCCGGCGTGGAGCTGTTGCGCTCGGTGCGCCGGGTAGCAGGCGAGCGCATGCCGATCATGTTCGTGTCGAACGACGGGTCGGAGCAAAGCATGGTGCGCGCGCTCGCCGGCGGCGCCGACGACTACCTCGCATTGCCGCTGCGGGACGCCGAGTTTCGCGCGCGCGTCGCCGCGCTGTTGCGGCGCGCATATCCCGAGCGGTATAGCGCCGCGAGCTGTTTCGAGATTGGTCCCTATCGCTTCGACACGGTCAGCCGGGCGGTCACGCTGCGCGGCGAACCGGTGCCGCTGTCGCCCACGCAGTACCGGATCGCCGCGCTATTCTTTTCCAACGTCGATCGCGTCATGTCGCGCGACCATATCTTCGCGACGGTGTGGGGCCGCGAACTGTGCGAATTCACGCGGACAATCGACAGTCACGTGTCGCGGCTGCGTCTGCTGCTCGAGATCGAGCCGCAGAATGGTTTCCGGCTGCAGCCCGTGTACAAACGTGGCTACCGGTTGCTGCGGCTCGAGATATGCTGA
- a CDS encoding AraC family transcriptional regulator, translated as MNTLAHPLETDDMTLSGMLSHFRLLEPVFDAMPDVVFFVKDADARYVLVNRTLASRCGFKEKAALLGKTAEDVFPRRFGRIYTAQDKAIIGVGNQMLDQLELHLYPGRQPGWCLTCKQPLRDASGKVVGLAGISRDLKADESSHPAYSRLAAVVQSIQENYVQPLNLKQLAAMADMSVAQLERYFHKVFHLTPRQVLLKTRLDAATALLVSHDKVTDVAARCGYTDHSAFTRQFKATVGVTPTEYRMLLHGTLRN; from the coding sequence ATGAATACGCTGGCTCATCCGCTCGAAACGGACGATATGACGTTGTCCGGCATGCTGTCACATTTCAGATTGCTCGAGCCGGTGTTCGACGCGATGCCGGACGTCGTGTTCTTTGTGAAGGACGCCGACGCGCGTTATGTGCTCGTCAACCGCACGCTCGCTTCGCGCTGCGGTTTCAAGGAAAAGGCGGCATTGCTCGGCAAGACCGCCGAAGATGTGTTTCCGCGCCGCTTCGGACGCATCTATACCGCACAGGACAAGGCGATCATCGGCGTCGGCAACCAGATGCTCGATCAGCTCGAATTGCATCTGTATCCGGGCCGTCAGCCGGGCTGGTGCCTGACCTGCAAACAGCCGTTGCGCGATGCGTCTGGCAAGGTGGTCGGTCTCGCCGGCATCTCACGCGATCTGAAAGCCGACGAAAGCAGCCATCCGGCCTACAGCCGGCTCGCCGCCGTCGTGCAGTCGATCCAGGAAAACTACGTGCAGCCGCTGAACCTGAAGCAGCTTGCGGCGATGGCGGACATGTCGGTCGCGCAACTGGAGCGCTATTTTCACAAGGTGTTTCATCTGACGCCGCGCCAGGTGCTGCTGAAGACGCGACTCGATGCGGCGACCGCGCTGCTGGTATCGCACGACAAGGTCACCGACGTCGCCGCGCGTTGCGGCTACACCGATCACAGCGCCTTTACGCGGCAATTCAAGGCGACCGTCGGCGTTACGCCGACCGAATACCGGATGCTGCTGCACGGTACGCTGCGCAACTGA
- a CDS encoding RbsD/FucU family protein, with protein MLKNLDPLLNADILHALRSMGHGDELVICDANFPAEAVARDTVLGKLLRLDGVGSPRAVRAVLSVLPLDTFIEHPASRMEVVGEPHTIPAVQREAQAEVNAAEGRDVPFVSIERFAFYERARRAYCVIATGEERGYGCFVFTKGVLLAPDAPRA; from the coding sequence GTGCTGAAAAATCTCGACCCGCTACTGAACGCCGACATCTTGCACGCGCTGCGCTCGATGGGCCACGGCGACGAGCTCGTGATCTGCGACGCGAACTTTCCGGCCGAAGCAGTCGCCCGCGATACCGTGCTCGGCAAGCTGCTGCGTCTCGACGGCGTCGGTTCGCCGCGCGCGGTTCGCGCGGTGCTGTCGGTGCTACCGCTCGACACCTTTATCGAGCATCCGGCGTCGCGCATGGAAGTGGTCGGCGAGCCGCACACGATTCCCGCAGTGCAGCGCGAGGCGCAGGCCGAGGTGAATGCGGCGGAGGGGCGCGACGTGCCGTTCGTGTCGATCGAGCGATTCGCGTTTTACGAGCGTGCGCGCCGCGCGTATTGCGTAATCGCGACCGGCGAGGAGCGCGGTTACGGTTGCTTCGTGTTCACGAAGGGCGTGCTGCTCGCGCCGGACGCGCCGCGCGCATAG
- a CDS encoding MFS transporter, translating into MQATNLGGAQAVTPRPLGHSDYKTLGLAALGGALEFYDFIIFVFFAPAIGQLFFPAAMPDWLRQVQTFGIFAAGYLARPLGGIIMAHFGDLFGRKRMFTLSVLLMSVPTLLMGLMPTYASIGVLAPVLLLLFRVMQGAAVGGEVPGAWVFVSEHVPGRHVGYACGTLTAGLTAGILLGSLIASAVNRHFTPADISAYAWRIPFLVGGVFGMFSVYLRRWLHETPVFAELKQRKAIAAEVPLKAVLRDHGRAVIVSMLLTWMLSAAIVVVILMTPTLLQKQFHIEPATALLANCVATLCLTIGCVMAGSLAGRIGAGRTIFVGGLALALTYYVMFRQLAVDTSMLVPLYGLAGLFVGVIGAIPLVMVRGFPPVVRFSGISFSYNVAYAVFGGLTPIVVSLMMKSNPLSAPLYVAAICVLGALTTLFIKDAPPAR; encoded by the coding sequence ATGCAAGCGACAAATCTGGGTGGAGCGCAGGCTGTCACCCCACGCCCGCTTGGGCACAGCGATTACAAAACACTCGGTCTCGCCGCGCTCGGCGGAGCGCTCGAGTTCTACGACTTCATCATCTTCGTTTTCTTCGCGCCGGCGATCGGCCAGCTCTTCTTCCCGGCGGCGATGCCGGACTGGCTGCGTCAGGTGCAGACCTTCGGCATCTTCGCGGCCGGTTATCTGGCGCGGCCGCTCGGCGGCATCATCATGGCGCACTTCGGCGACCTGTTCGGCCGCAAGCGCATGTTCACGCTGAGCGTGCTGCTGATGTCGGTGCCGACGCTGCTGATGGGCCTGATGCCCACCTATGCGAGCATCGGCGTGCTCGCGCCGGTGCTGCTGCTCCTGTTCCGCGTGATGCAGGGCGCGGCTGTCGGCGGCGAAGTGCCGGGCGCCTGGGTGTTCGTGTCCGAGCATGTGCCCGGGAGGCACGTGGGCTATGCGTGCGGTACGCTGACGGCCGGCCTCACCGCGGGCATTCTGCTCGGCTCGCTGATCGCGTCGGCGGTCAATCGCCATTTCACGCCGGCCGATATTTCCGCCTATGCGTGGCGTATCCCGTTCCTCGTCGGCGGCGTGTTCGGCATGTTCTCGGTTTATCTGCGCCGCTGGCTGCACGAGACCCCGGTGTTCGCCGAACTGAAGCAGCGTAAGGCGATCGCCGCCGAAGTGCCGCTCAAGGCCGTGTTGCGTGATCACGGCCGCGCGGTGATCGTGTCGATGCTGCTCACGTGGATGCTGTCGGCGGCGATCGTCGTCGTGATCCTGATGACGCCCACGCTGCTGCAAAAGCAATTCCACATCGAGCCGGCCACCGCGCTGCTTGCGAACTGCGTGGCGACGTTGTGCCTGACGATCGGCTGCGTGATGGCGGGTTCGCTCGCCGGACGCATTGGCGCGGGTCGCACGATTTTCGTCGGCGGCCTTGCGCTCGCACTCACCTACTACGTGATGTTCCGCCAGTTGGCCGTCGATACGTCCATGCTGGTGCCGCTGTATGGACTGGCCGGGCTCTTCGTCGGCGTGATCGGCGCGATTCCGCTCGTGATGGTCCGCGGGTTCCCGCCGGTGGTGCGCTTCTCCGGCATCTCGTTCTCTTACAACGTCGCGTATGCGGTGTTCGGCGGTCTGACGCCAATCGTCGTGTCGCTGATGATGAAGTCGAACCCGCTGTCCGCGCCGCTTTACGTCGCGGCGATCTGCGTGCTTGGCGCGCTGACCACGCTGTTCATCAAGGATGCGCCGCCGGCGCGTTGA
- a CDS encoding (2Fe-2S)-binding protein, producing the protein MTDADTTRIRLTVDGRSIEVEPGTTVAAALAIARVCGSRLSVKGEPREALCGMGVCQECCVTIDDRAHALACQTLCRDGQRVRTRNGTVHA; encoded by the coding sequence ATGACCGACGCTGACACGACCCGCATCCGTTTGACGGTCGACGGTCGCAGCATCGAAGTCGAGCCCGGCACGACCGTGGCCGCGGCGCTCGCGATCGCGCGCGTGTGCGGCTCGCGGCTGTCGGTCAAGGGCGAGCCACGCGAAGCGTTGTGCGGGATGGGCGTGTGTCAGGAGTGCTGCGTCACGATCGACGACCGCGCGCACGCGCTCGCATGCCAGACGCTGTGCCGCGACGGCCAGCGCGTGCGGACACGAAACGGGACTGTGCACGCATGA
- a CDS encoding VOC family protein, with the protein MSFQLDSLDHLVLNVADVEVSAAWYARMLGMRRTEFASHTGTRVAMTYGNQKINLRPASADTVAWFTSREAVPGTADLCFVTTASPDDVKAHWLAQGVAIEAGPVERDGARGKMTSVYCRDPDGNLIEVATYPPA; encoded by the coding sequence ATGAGCTTCCAGCTGGACAGTCTCGATCATCTCGTTCTGAACGTTGCCGACGTCGAAGTCAGCGCGGCCTGGTATGCGCGCATGCTCGGCATGCGACGCACCGAGTTCGCGTCGCACACCGGCACGCGGGTGGCGATGACCTACGGCAATCAGAAGATCAATCTGCGTCCCGCATCGGCCGATACCGTCGCATGGTTCACGTCGCGCGAAGCGGTGCCGGGTACGGCGGACCTTTGCTTCGTGACCACCGCGAGCCCGGACGACGTCAAGGCGCACTGGCTCGCGCAAGGCGTCGCGATCGAGGCGGGGCCGGTGGAGCGCGACGGCGCGCGCGGCAAGATGACTTCGGTGTATTGCCGCGATCCGGACGGCAACCTGATCGAGGTCGCCACGTATCCGCCAGCCTGA
- a CDS encoding DoxX family protein, translating into MSRPVDYGIIFIARLALSVLFLWSGVMKLVGYAGFVGYLHSKGVPFVQIAAPIATAIEVLGGLLLVVGFKVRPLALIMAVYTVAAAVLGHDFWNVTDPAMQHDMVIHFWKNIGIAGGFLLLFVTGAGRLSIDNARAPRGGLGGL; encoded by the coding sequence ATGTCGCGTCCCGTCGATTACGGCATTATTTTCATCGCCCGTCTTGCTCTTTCCGTGTTGTTCCTGTGGAGCGGGGTGATGAAACTGGTGGGCTATGCGGGCTTCGTTGGCTACCTGCATTCGAAGGGCGTACCGTTCGTGCAGATCGCCGCGCCGATCGCGACCGCAATCGAGGTGCTCGGCGGCCTGCTGCTCGTAGTCGGCTTCAAGGTGCGGCCGCTCGCGCTGATCATGGCCGTGTATACGGTCGCGGCGGCGGTGCTTGGCCATGACTTCTGGAATGTCACCGACCCGGCAATGCAGCACGACATGGTGATCCATTTCTGGAAGAACATCGGTATCGCGGGGGGCTTCCTGCTGCTGTTCGTCACCGGCGCGGGGCGTCTGAGCATCGACAACGCGCGCGCGCCACGCGGCGGTCTCGGCGGTCTGTGA
- a CDS encoding FAD-dependent oxidoreductase, whose translation MTQHYDIVVIGGGPAGLNAARAAVQAGATVAQIDDNPRAGGQIWRQGPVHPPQAPLHALLMAMQSQKNFTYQPSTRVIAPLGAQGLLLESAEHGGASMSYDRLILATGARERLLPFPGWTLPGVTGAGALQALIKGGMPVRDERIVIAGSGPLLLAALGTAREAGARVIAVVEQASAADVARFGVSLLREPEKLRQAIGLTRGFAGLRYWTGSIVREARGAGRVRQVTIRRGGRDVTLDCDRVACGYGLLPNVTLAQALGCAVNDAGEIVVDAEQRTSLERIYAAGECTGVGGAELACAEGEIAGLVASGAGATQRAVLQALVAQRARWRSFGARVAASFALGEAARTPPADATLLCRCEDVSVGEVRRCADWRDAKLQTRCGMGPCQGRICVAAANLYFGWPVAAARPPFSPAQIGTLISAAEPPTAAR comes from the coding sequence ATGACGCAGCACTACGACATCGTGGTGATCGGCGGTGGTCCGGCTGGACTCAATGCCGCGCGGGCGGCGGTGCAGGCGGGGGCGACGGTCGCACAGATCGACGACAATCCGCGCGCCGGCGGCCAGATCTGGCGTCAGGGGCCCGTCCATCCGCCGCAAGCGCCGCTGCATGCGTTGCTCATGGCGATGCAATCGCAGAAAAACTTCACCTACCAGCCATCGACTCGCGTGATTGCGCCGCTCGGCGCGCAAGGCTTGCTGCTCGAATCCGCCGAACACGGCGGCGCGTCGATGTCCTACGACCGGCTGATCCTCGCGACCGGCGCGCGCGAGCGTCTTCTGCCGTTTCCCGGCTGGACCTTGCCCGGCGTGACCGGCGCGGGCGCGCTGCAGGCGCTGATAAAAGGCGGCATGCCGGTGCGCGACGAACGGATCGTGATCGCCGGCAGCGGACCTCTGCTGTTGGCCGCGCTCGGTACCGCGAGAGAGGCCGGCGCGCGCGTGATCGCGGTCGTCGAGCAGGCGTCGGCGGCCGACGTTGCGCGGTTCGGTGTGTCGCTGCTGCGCGAGCCCGAGAAGCTGCGTCAGGCGATCGGCCTCACGCGCGGGTTCGCTGGACTGCGCTACTGGACCGGCAGCATCGTGCGCGAAGCGCGCGGTGCCGGGCGCGTGCGGCAGGTGACGATCCGGCGCGGCGGGCGCGATGTGACGCTCGATTGCGACCGCGTCGCGTGCGGCTACGGATTGCTGCCGAACGTCACGCTTGCACAGGCGCTCGGCTGCGCTGTCAACGACGCGGGCGAGATTGTCGTCGACGCTGAGCAGCGCACCTCGCTCGAGCGCATTTATGCGGCGGGCGAGTGCACGGGAGTCGGTGGCGCGGAGCTCGCTTGCGCGGAAGGCGAGATCGCCGGTCTCGTGGCGAGCGGCGCGGGCGCCACGCAGCGCGCCGTGCTGCAGGCACTCGTCGCGCAACGCGCGCGCTGGCGCAGCTTCGGCGCGCGCGTCGCGGCATCGTTCGCATTGGGCGAGGCCGCGCGCACGCCGCCCGCCGATGCAACGCTGCTGTGCCGCTGCGAGGATGTGAGCGTCGGCGAGGTGCGCCGCTGCGCCGACTGGCGCGACGCCAAGCTGCAGACGCGCTGCGGCATGGGCCCTTGTCAGGGTCGTATCTGCGTCGCGGCCGCGAACCTGTACTTCGGTTGGCCGGTTGCCGCGGCGCGTCCGCCGTTCAGCCCGGCGCAAATCGGCACGCTGATCAGCGCGGCCGAACCGCCGACGGCGGCGCGATGA
- a CDS encoding 4-hydroxyproline epimerase — protein MGNMKSLIIIDSHTGGEPTRLVVSGGPDLGGGTLAERLDVFRTRFDDWRAGIVTEPRGSDVVVGALLCEPDDPTCAAGVIFFNNVGYLGMCGHGTIGLVVSLAHMGRIGPGRHRIETPVGVVEATLNEDGSVAVRNVPAYRYRKAVQVDVPGYGGLTGDIGWGGNWFFLIAEHGHELDAANIASLTTFSSAIRDALIAQNITGANGALIDHIELFGAGSRAGLDSRSFVLCPGNAYDRSPCGTGTSAKVACLAADGKLAEGAVWRQESIIGSVFEASYRAAGDGVHVIPTITGHAHIMAEGRLCFDERDPFAWGIRTA, from the coding sequence ATGGGCAACATGAAATCCCTCATCATTATCGACTCGCACACCGGCGGTGAGCCCACCCGCCTCGTGGTGTCGGGTGGCCCGGACCTTGGCGGTGGCACGCTCGCGGAGCGGCTCGACGTTTTCCGCACGCGCTTCGACGACTGGCGCGCAGGCATCGTCACCGAACCGCGCGGCTCGGACGTGGTGGTCGGCGCGCTGCTCTGCGAACCCGACGATCCGACCTGCGCGGCCGGCGTGATCTTTTTCAACAACGTCGGCTATCTCGGCATGTGCGGGCATGGCACGATCGGGCTCGTCGTGTCGCTTGCACACATGGGGCGGATCGGGCCAGGACGTCACCGCATCGAGACGCCGGTCGGCGTGGTCGAGGCGACGCTGAACGAAGACGGCAGCGTTGCGGTGCGCAACGTGCCCGCGTATCGCTACCGCAAGGCGGTGCAGGTCGATGTGCCGGGCTACGGCGGGCTGACCGGCGACATCGGCTGGGGCGGCAACTGGTTTTTCCTCATCGCGGAGCATGGGCACGAACTCGACGCCGCGAACATCGCGAGCCTGACCACGTTCAGCTCGGCGATTCGCGACGCGCTGATCGCACAGAACATCACCGGCGCGAATGGCGCGCTGATCGACCATATCGAGCTGTTCGGAGCGGGCTCGCGTGCCGGCCTCGACAGCCGCAGCTTCGTGCTGTGTCCCGGCAATGCGTACGACCGCTCGCCGTGCGGCACCGGCACGAGCGCGAAAGTCGCGTGCCTCGCGGCCGACGGCAAGCTTGCCGAGGGCGCGGTGTGGCGCCAGGAGAGCATCATCGGCAGTGTGTTCGAGGCGAGCTATCGCGCCGCGGGCGACGGCGTCCACGTGATTCCGACCATCACCGGTCATGCGCACATCATGGCCGAAGGGCGTCTGTGTTTCGACGAGCGGGATCCGTTCGCGTGGGGTATTCGGACCGCATGA
- a CDS encoding MFS transporter, whose protein sequence is MNSSTPSFSPALGRVLATVSVGFVVTQLDVTIVNIALPRIGADLHANVAGLQWVVDAYTLAFAVLMLSAGALGDRFGARRLYACGIVLFALASLACGLALDAPLLIAARAVQGIGAAAMLPNSLALLNQSFGHEPKLRARAVGLWTASGAISIAAGPVAGGLLIAAFGWRSIFLVNLPICAAGLLATLLWIPRPQTARRGAPAAARGHIDAQPSGIDPGGQCLAIVALTAFVAAVIEWRPLGLAHPLVAGGLVLALLAAAAFVFVEARVARPMLPLSLFGARTFSAAVLFGICVNLTYYGMVFVLSLYLQRVRGYTPLQAGLAFLPLTGGFLISNVASGWVIGRFGVRVPMILGATTAGLGYGLLHFVDAGTPLVGLLLPFLLIPSGMGLAVPAMTTAVLASTEARRAGTASAVLNTARQAGGAVGVAAFGALAGGAAATQIVPGMQAATAISAGMLVLGLVLACFVHPEPHAAASAARRASIASE, encoded by the coding sequence ATGAACTCATCCACACCCTCCTTTTCGCCCGCACTCGGCCGCGTTCTCGCGACCGTCAGCGTCGGCTTCGTGGTCACGCAACTCGATGTGACCATCGTCAACATCGCGCTGCCACGAATCGGCGCGGACCTGCACGCGAACGTCGCGGGCCTGCAATGGGTCGTCGATGCATACACGCTCGCGTTCGCCGTACTGATGCTGTCTGCCGGCGCGCTCGGCGACCGCTTCGGCGCGCGGCGCCTGTACGCGTGCGGGATCGTGCTGTTCGCGCTCGCGTCGCTGGCCTGCGGGCTCGCGCTCGACGCCCCGCTGCTGATCGCCGCGCGCGCGGTGCAAGGCATCGGCGCGGCCGCGATGCTGCCGAACTCTCTTGCGCTGCTCAATCAGTCGTTCGGCCACGAGCCAAAGCTGCGGGCACGCGCGGTCGGCCTGTGGACCGCGTCTGGCGCCATTTCGATCGCGGCCGGCCCGGTGGCCGGGGGCCTGCTGATCGCCGCGTTCGGCTGGCGCAGCATCTTCCTCGTCAATCTGCCGATCTGCGCAGCCGGCCTGCTCGCGACGCTGCTGTGGATCCCGCGTCCGCAAACTGCGCGGCGCGGCGCGCCGGCCGCCGCTCGCGGCCACATTGACGCGCAGCCGAGCGGCATCGATCCCGGCGGTCAATGCCTCGCGATCGTCGCGCTAACCGCGTTCGTCGCCGCGGTGATCGAATGGCGGCCGCTCGGGCTCGCGCATCCGCTGGTCGCCGGCGGCCTGGTGCTCGCACTGCTGGCGGCGGCTGCGTTCGTGTTCGTCGAAGCGCGTGTCGCGCGGCCGATGCTGCCGCTCTCGCTGTTCGGCGCGCGCACATTCAGCGCGGCAGTGCTGTTCGGCATCTGCGTGAACCTGACGTATTACGGCATGGTGTTCGTGCTGAGCCTCTACCTGCAGCGCGTGCGCGGCTACACGCCGTTGCAGGCGGGCCTCGCGTTCCTGCCGCTGACGGGCGGCTTCCTGATCTCGAACGTCGCGAGCGGCTGGGTGATCGGCCGCTTCGGGGTGCGCGTGCCGATGATCCTCGGCGCGACCACCGCGGGCCTCGGCTATGGCCTGCTGCATTTCGTCGACGCCGGCACGCCGCTCGTTGGCCTGCTGCTGCCGTTCCTGCTGATTCCGTCAGGAATGGGACTCGCCGTGCCGGCGATGACCACTGCGGTGCTTGCATCGACCGAAGCACGGCGTGCGGGCACGGCGTCGGCGGTATTGAACACGGCGCGCCAGGCGGGCGGCGCGGTGGGCGTGGCGGCCTTCGGCGCGCTCGCGGGCGGCGCGGCCGCGACGCAGATCGTGCCGGGGATGCAGGCGGCGACGGCTATTTCGGCGGGAATGCTGGTGCTGGGACTGGTACTCGCGTGCTTCGTGCATCCGGAGCCGCATGCAGCGGCATCGGCCGCGCGCCGGGCAAGCATCGCAAGTGAGTGA
- a CDS encoding NAD(P)/FAD-dependent oxidoreductase has product MSPDALIIGAGIVGAACAAELAALGMRVDVLDAQRIGGGATAAGMGHIVVMNDSSAEFALSRYSRELWLELAPQLRVRDAFARCGTLWVAADDEEWQAARAMHAAFSAQGVAAQLLDTAELRDCEPALAESMTGGLRIEHDSIVYAPTAAEWLLTQSPRAAHIRVRLGAPVASIGAGGVTLASGERISAAHVVVANGLGAAQLLPSLPLQPKKGHLLITDRYPGLIRHQLLELGYIKSAHHATGTSVAFNVQPRPTGQLLIGSSRQFETTDPAVEMPVLARMLQRAAQYLPALPTLSGIRAWTGFRAASPDGLPLIGPAGDFAADVASGSASRVWLAAGHEGLGVTTSLATAKLLAAQIAGHAAPIPLEPYLPVRFVEQVAHDRR; this is encoded by the coding sequence ATGAGCCCGGACGCGCTGATCATCGGAGCGGGCATCGTCGGTGCCGCGTGCGCGGCGGAATTGGCCGCGCTCGGCATGCGTGTCGACGTGCTCGACGCGCAGCGCATCGGCGGCGGTGCGACGGCGGCTGGCATGGGTCATATCGTCGTGATGAACGACTCGTCCGCCGAATTCGCGCTGAGCCGCTATTCGCGCGAGCTATGGCTGGAGCTCGCGCCGCAGCTACGCGTGCGCGACGCGTTCGCGCGCTGCGGCACGCTGTGGGTCGCAGCCGACGACGAAGAATGGCAAGCCGCGCGCGCGATGCATGCGGCGTTTTCCGCGCAAGGCGTCGCTGCGCAACTGCTCGATACGGCCGAACTGCGCGACTGCGAGCCGGCGCTTGCGGAATCGATGACGGGCGGCCTGCGCATCGAGCACGACAGCATCGTCTATGCGCCGACCGCCGCCGAATGGCTGCTCACGCAGTCGCCGCGTGCGGCGCATATCCGCGTGCGGCTCGGTGCGCCGGTCGCGTCGATCGGTGCGGGCGGCGTCACGCTGGCGAGTGGCGAGCGCATCAGCGCGGCGCACGTGGTCGTCGCAAACGGCCTCGGTGCGGCGCAATTGCTGCCGTCGCTGCCGTTGCAGCCGAAGAAAGGCCACCTGCTGATCACCGACCGCTACCCGGGGCTGATCCGTCATCAACTGCTCGAACTTGGCTATATCAAGAGCGCGCATCACGCAACCGGCACGTCGGTCGCGTTCAATGTGCAGCCGCGTCCGACCGGGCAACTGCTGATCGGCTCGTCGCGCCAGTTCGAAACGACCGATCCCGCCGTCGAGATGCCGGTGCTCGCGCGGATGCTGCAACGCGCCGCGCAGTATTTGCCGGCGTTGCCGACGCTCAGCGGCATCCGCGCATGGACGGGGTTTCGCGCGGCGTCGCCGGACGGCCTGCCGCTGATCGGACCGGCCGGCGATTTTGCGGCCGACGTTGCGTCAGGTTCCGCGTCCCGCGTGTGGCTCGCTGCCGGTCACGAAGGGCTTGGCGTGACGACCTCGCTCGCGACCGCGAAACTGCTCGCAGCGCAGATCGCAGGGCACGCCGCGCCGATCCCGCTCGAACCTTATCTGCCGGTGCGCTTTGTTGAACAGGTGGCCCATGACCGACGCTGA